In a single window of the Panthera leo isolate Ple1 chromosome A1, P.leo_Ple1_pat1.1, whole genome shotgun sequence genome:
- the LOC122230055 gene encoding protocadherin alpha-5-like: MVYSQRSPGSRRLLLLLLLLTALESGSGHVHYSIPEEVKHGTFVGRIAQDLGLELVELVPRLFRVSSKGYRDLLEVNLQNGILFVNSRIDREELCGRNAECSIHLEVIVDRPLQVFHVEVEVKDINDNPPRFLRREQRLFILESRIVDSRFPLEGASDMDVGANAELKYKLNPNEYFDLDVKTNEEETNILELVLKKALDREETQEHLLLLTAVDGGKPELTGTVQLLISVLDANDNAPKFDKSVYNIRLLENAPNGTLVIKLNASDADDGINKEIVYLFSNLVLDNVRSKFIIDSNSGEITVKGELDYEDCNLYEINIDAVDRSSFPLTGHCKVIVKLLDENDNTPEMVITSISLPVQEDASLGTVIALISLSDRDSGPNGQVTCFLTPHVPFKLVSTFKNYYSLVLDSALDRESVANYELLVTARDGGSPSLSATASVSVEVADVNDNAPTFAQAEYTVFVKENNPPGCHIFTVSARDADAQENALVSYSLVERRVGERALSSYVSVHAESGKVYALQPLDHEELELLQFQVSARDAGVPPLGSNVTLQVFVLDENDNAPALLPLPGAGGAGGAVSELVWRSVGAGHVVAKVRAVDADSGYNAWLSYELQPAAGGARSPFRVALYTGEISTTRSLDEADSPRQRLLVLVRDHGEPALTATATVLLSLVESGQAPKASSRVLAGAAGAETALVDVNVYLIIAICAVSSLLVLTLLLYVALRCSAPPSEGACGPGKPTLVCSSAVGSWSYSQQRRQRVCSGEGPPKTDLMAFSPGHPPCPLVGDTSQHQDLNDDHCAKCRKRNSREFAL; the protein is encoded by the exons ATGGTATATTCTCAGAGGAGTCCAGGTTCCCGGCGCCTGCTGCTCTTGCTTCTGCTTCTTACAGCCTTGGAGTCAGGGAGTGGCCACGTCCACTACTCAATCCCGGAGGAGGTCAAACACGGCACCTTCGTGGGCCGCATCGCCCAGGACCTGGGGCTCGAGCTAGTGGAGCTAGTGCCACGCCTTTTCCGAGTGTCGTCCAAAGGTTATAGAGACCTTCTGGAAGTAAATCTGCAGAATGGCATTTTGTTTGTGAATTCTCGGATCGACCGGGAGGAGCTGTGTGGGCGGAACGCGGAGTGCAGCATCCACCTGGAGGTGATCGTGGACAGACCACTGCAGGTTTTCCATGTGGAAGTGGAGGTTAAGGACATTAACGACAACCCGCCCAGGTTCTTGCGTCGGGaacaaagattatttattttagagtcaAGAATAGTAGATTCCCGGTTTCCGCTAGAGGGCGCATCTGATATGGATGTCGGAGCAAACGCGGaattgaaatacaaattaaatcctAATGAATATTTTGACTTGGATGTTAAAACAAACgaagaagaaacaaacattttagagCTAGTATTGAAGAAAGCATTAGATAGAGAAGAAACCCAAGAACATCTTTTATTACTGACTGCAGTTGATGGAGGAAAACCTGAACTAACAGGTACAGTTCAATTATTGATCAGTGTATTGGATGCGAATGATAATGCCCCAAAATTTGATAAATCAGTTTATAATATAAGATTATTAGAAAATGCACCGAATGGGACATTAGTTATTAAACTGAATGCCTCAGATGCAGATGACGGCATTAATAAGGAAATAGTGTACCTTTTTAGTAATCTTGTTCTTGATAACGTCAGATCTAAATTTATAATCGATTCAAATAGTGGGGAAATAACAGTTAAGGGAGAACTGGATTATGAAGACtgtaatttatatgaaattaatatTGATGCTGTAGATAGAAGTTCATTCCCATTAACTGGACACTGCAAAGTTATAGTAAAACTTCTGGACGAGAATGATAATACCCCAGAGATGGTCATAACTTCCATATCTCTGCCTGTTCAAGAAGACGCTTCACTGGGGACCGTCATTGCCCTGATCAGTCTGTCCGATCGCGACTCAGGTCCCAACGGCCAGGTGACCTGCTTTCTGACACCCCATGTCCCCTTCAAGCTGGTGTCCACCTTCAAGAATTACTATTCGCTGGTGCTGGACAGCGCCCTGGACCGCGAGAGCGTGGCGAACTATGAGCTGCTGGTGACCGCACGGGACGGGGGCTCGCCTTCGCTGTCGGCCACGGCCAGCGTGTCCGTGGAAGTGGCCGACGTGAACGACAACGCGCCGACATTCGCGCAGGCCGAGTACACGGTGTTCGTGAAGGAGAACAACCCTCCCGGCTGCCACATCTTCACGGTGTCCGCGCGGGACGCGGACGCGCAGGAGAACGCGCTGGTGTCCTACTCGCTGGTGGAGCGGCGGGTGGGCGAGCGTGCGCTGTCGAGCTACGTGTCGGTGCACGCGGAGAGCGGCAAGGTGTACGCGCTGCAGCCGCTGGACCACGAGGAGCTGGAGCTGCTGCAGTTCCAAGTGAGCGCGCGCGACGCGGGCGTGCCTCCGCTGGGCAGCAACGTGACGCTGCAGGTGTTCGTGCTGGACGAGAACGACAACGCGCCCGCGCTGCTGCCGCTGCCtggggcgggcggcgcgggcggcgccgTGAGCGAGCTGGTGTGGCGGTCGGTGGGCGCGGGCCACGTGGTGGCGAAGGTGCGCGCGGTGGACGCCGACTCGGGCTACAACGCGTGGCTGTCGTACGAGCTGCAGCCGGCGGCGGGTGGCGCGCGCAGCCCGTTCCGCGTGGCGCTGTACACGGGCGAGATCAGCACGACGCGCAGCCTGGACGAGGCGGACTCGCCGCGCCAGCGCCTGCTGGTGCTGGTGAGGGACCACGGCGAGCCGGCGCTGACGGCCACGGCCACCGTGCTGCTGTCGCTGGTGGAGAGCGGCCAGGCGCCCAAGGCCTCGTCGCGGGTGTTGGCGGGCGCCGCCGGCGCGGAGACGGCGCTGGTGGATGTCAACGTGTACCTGATCATCGCCATCTGCGCGGTGTCCAGCCTGCTGGTGCTCACGCTGCTGCTGTACGTGGCGCTGCGGTGCTCGGCGCCGCCCAGCGAGGGCGCGTGCGGGCCGGGGAAGCCCACGCTGGTGTGTTCCAGCGCGGTGGGGAGCTGGTCGTACTCGCAGCAGAGGCGGCAGAGGGTGTGCTCTGGGGAGGGTCCGCCCAAGACCGACCTCATGGCTTTCAGCCCTGGCCATCCACCCTGTCCATTAGTGGGTGATACGAGCCAACATCAGGATTTAAATGATGATCATTGTGCCAAG tgtagaaagagaaattcaagGGAATTTGCACTTTGA
- the LOC122230068 gene encoding protocadherin alpha-7-like, which translates to MVYSNRGDRGHQHLLLFFIILTAWESGSGQVHYSVPEEAKHGTFVGRIAQDLGLELAELVPRLFRVASKGHGDLLEVNLQNGILFVNSRIDREELCGRSAECSIHLEVIVDRPLQVFHVEVEVKDINDNPPVFPETKKNLFIAESRMLDSRFPLEDASDADIEENALLTYKLSPNEFFSLDVPTNGEQEKPLGLVLRKSLDREESPELHLLLTATDRGKPELTGTVQLLIKVLDANDNAPVFDRTLYAVKLPENVPNGTLVIKLNASDLDDGMNGDIIYSFSSDVSPDIKSKFYMDAINGEIIAIGHIDFEECKTYKIRVEAIDKGYLPLAGHCTVLVQVLDANDNAPELAVTSLSLPISENAQRGTVITLISVSDRDSGANGQVTCTLSPHVPFKLVSTFKNYYSLVLDSALDRESVADYALVVTARDGGSPSLSATASVSVEVADVNDNAPTFAQAEYTVFVKENNPPGCHIFTVSARDADAQENALVSYSLVERRVGERALSSYVSVHAESGKVYALQPLDHEELELLQFQVSARDAGVPPLGSNVTLQVFVLDENDNAPALLPLPGAGGAGGAVSELVWRSVGAGHVVAKVRAVDADSGYNAWLSYELQPAAGGARSPFRVALYTGEISTTRSLDEADSPRQRLLVLVRDHGEPALTATATVLLSLVESGQAPKASSRVLAGAAGAETALVDVNVYLIIAICAVSSLLVLTLLLYVALRCSAPPSEGACGPGKPTLVCSSAVGSWSYSQQRRQRVCSGEGPPKTDLMAFSPGHPPCPLVGDTSQHQDLNDDHCAKVSLNFHN; encoded by the coding sequence ATGGTGTACTCGAATCGAGGCGACCGGGGGCACCAGCATCTACTGCTGTTTTTTATAATCCTCACAGCCTGGGAAAGCGGGAGCGGCCAGGTCCACTACTCAGTCCCGGAGGAGGCCAAACACGGCACCTTCGTGGGCCGCATCGCGCAGGACTTGGGGCTGGAGCTGGCGGAGCTGGTGCCGCGCCTTTTCCGAGTGGCTTCCAAAGGCCACGGGGACCTTCTGGAGGTAAACCTGCAGAATGGTATTTTGTTTGTGAATTCTCGGATCGACCGCGAGGAGCTGTGTGGGCGGAGCGCGGAATGCAGCATCCACCTGGAGGTGATCGTGGACAGGCCGCTGCAGGTTTTCCATGTGGAAGTGGAGGTGAAGGACATTAACGACAACCCGCCCGTATTCCCGGAGACAAAAAAGAATCTGTTTATAGCCGAATCCAGGATGCTTGACTCTAGGTTTCCACTAGAGGACGCTTCCGATGCAGATATCGAGGAGAACGCTCTGTTGACTTACAAACTGAGCCCCAACGAGTTTTTCTCTCTGGACGTACCAACCAATGGCGAACAGGAAAAACCTCTTGGTCTTGTATTACGGAAATCTTTAGACAGGGAAGAATCTCCGGAACTTCATTTATTGCTCACAGCCACTGATAGAGGCAAACCTGAGCTGACTGGCACTGTTCAGTTACTCATCAAAGTGCTGGATGCCAATGACAACGCACCAGTTTTCGACAGAACACTCTATGCGGTGAAATTACCAGAAAATGTTCCCAATGGAACATTGGTAATTAAACTTAATGCCTCAGATTTGGATGACGGCATGAATGGGGATATTATTTACTCATTCTCTAGTGACGTTTCCCCAgatataaaatctaaattctaCATGGATGCCATAAATGGAGAAATTATAGCAATAGGACATATAGATTTTGAAGAATGTAAAACCTACAAAATTCGAGTAGAAGCGATCGATAAAGGCTATCTACCACTAGCTGGTCACTGTACAGTTCTTGTGCAAGTTTTGGACGCTAATGATAATGCTCCAGAGTTGGCTGTTACttccctgtctctccctatctcagaGAATGCTCAGCGGGGCACAGTCATCACCTTGATCAGTGTGTCTGACCGAGATTCTGGAGCTAATGGCCAGGTGACCTGCACACTGTCGCCCCATGTCCCCTTCAAGCTGGTGTCCACCTTCAAGAATTACTATTCGCTGGTGCTGGACAGCGCCCTGGACCGCGAGAGCGTGGCGGACTATGCTCTAGTAGTGACAGCACGGGACGGGGGCTCGCCTTCGCTGTCGGCCACGGCCAGCGTGTCCGTGGAAGTGGCCGACGTGAACGACAACGCGCCGACATTCGCGCAGGCCGAGTACACGGTGTTCGTGAAGGAGAACAACCCTCCCGGCTGCCACATCTTCACGGTGTCCGCGCGGGACGCGGACGCGCAGGAGAACGCGCTGGTGTCCTACTCGCTGGTGGAGCGGCGGGTGGGCGAGCGTGCGCTGTCGAGCTACGTGTCGGTGCACGCGGAGAGCGGCAAGGTGTACGCGCTGCAGCCGCTGGACCACGAGGAGCTGGAGCTGCTGCAGTTCCAAGTGAGCGCGCGCGACGCGGGCGTGCCTCCGCTGGGCAGCAACGTGACGCTGCAGGTGTTCGTGCTGGACGAGAACGACAACGCGCCCGCGCTGCTGCCGCTGCCtggggcgggcggcgcgggcggcgccgTGAGCGAGCTGGTGTGGCGGTCGGTGGGCGCGGGCCACGTGGTGGCGAAGGTGCGCGCGGTGGACGCCGACTCGGGCTACAACGCGTGGCTGTCGTACGAGCTGCAGCCGGCGGCGGGTGGCGCGCGCAGCCCGTTCCGCGTGGCGCTGTACACGGGCGAGATCAGCACGACGCGCAGCCTGGACGAGGCGGACTCGCCGCGCCAGCGCCTGCTGGTGCTGGTGAGGGACCACGGCGAGCCGGCGCTGACGGCCACGGCCACCGTGCTGCTGTCGCTGGTGGAGAGCGGCCAGGCGCCCAAGGCCTCGTCGCGGGTGTTGGCGGGCGCCGCCGGCGCGGAGACGGCGCTGGTGGATGTCAACGTGTACCTGATCATCGCCATCTGCGCGGTGTCCAGCCTGCTGGTGCTCACGCTGCTGCTGTACGTGGCGCTGCGGTGCTCGGCGCCGCCCAGCGAGGGCGCGTGCGGGCCGGGGAAGCCCACGCTGGTGTGTTCCAGCGCGGTGGGGAGCTGGTCGTACTCGCAGCAGAGGCGGCAGAGGGTGTGCTCTGGGGAGGGTCCGCCCAAGACCGACCTCATGGCTTTCAGCCCTGGCCATCCACCCTGTCCATTAGTGGGTGATACGAGCCAACATCAGGATTTAAATGATGATCATTGTGCCAAGGTAAGTCTGAATTTtcataattaa
- the LOC122218951 gene encoding protocadherin alpha-7-like — protein sequence MVYSNRGDRGHQHLLLFFIILTAWESGSGQVHYSVPEEAKHGTFVGRIAQDLGLELAELVPRLFRVASKGHGDLLEVNLQNGILFVNSRIDREELCGRSAECSIHLEVIVDRPLQVFHVEVEVKDINDNPPVFPETKKNLFIAESRMLDSRFPLEDASDADIEENALLTYKLSPNEFFSLDVPTNGEQEKPLGLVLRKSLDREESPELHLLLTATDRGKPELTGTVQLLIKVLDANDNAPVFDRTLYAVKLPENVPNGTLVIKLNASDLDDGMNGDIIYSFSSDVSPDIKSKFYMDAINGEIIAIGHIDFEECKTYKIRVEAIDKGYLPLAGHCTVLVQVLDANDNAPELAVTSLSLPISENAQRGTVITLISVSDRDSGANGQVTCTLSPHVPFKLVSTFKNYYSLVLDSALDRESVADYALVVTARDGGSPSLSATASVSVEVADVNDNAPTFAQAEYTVFVKENNPPGCHIFTVSARDADAQENALVSYSLVERRVGERALSSYVSVHAESGKVYALQPLDHEELELLQFQVSARDAGVPPLGSNVTLQVFVLDENDNAPALLPLPGAGGAGGAVSELVWRSVGAGHVVAKVRAVDADSGYNAWLSYELQPAAGGARSPFRVALYTGEISTTRSLDEADSPRQRLLVLVRDHGEPALTATATVLLSLVESGQAPKASSRVLAGAAGAETALVDVNVYLIIAICAVSSLLVLTLLLYVALRCSAPPSEGACGPGKPTLVCSSAVGSWSYSQQRRQRVCSGEGPPKTDLMAFSPSLPPCPGSLNPTEDPQASLESSGKKI from the exons ATGGTGTACTCGAATCGAGGCGACCGGGGGCACCAGCATCTACTGCTGTTTTTTATAATCCTCACAGCCTGGGAAAGCGGGAGCGGCCAGGTCCACTACTCAGTCCCGGAGGAGGCCAAACACGGCACCTTCGTGGGCCGCATCGCGCAGGACTTGGGGCTGGAGCTGGCGGAGCTGGTGCCGCGCCTTTTCCGAGTGGCTTCCAAAGGCCACGGGGACCTTCTGGAGGTAAACCTGCAGAATGGTATTTTGTTTGTGAATTCTCGGATCGACCGCGAGGAGCTGTGTGGGCGGAGCGCGGAATGCAGCATCCACCTGGAGGTGATCGTGGACAGGCCGCTGCAGGTTTTCCATGTGGAAGTGGAGGTGAAGGACATTAACGACAACCCGCCCGTATTCCCGGAGACAAAAAAGAATCTGTTTATAGCCGAATCCAGGATGCTTGACTCTAGGTTTCCACTAGAGGACGCTTCCGATGCAGATATCGAGGAGAACGCTCTGTTGACTTACAAACTGAGCCCCAACGAGTTTTTCTCTCTGGACGTACCAACCAATGGCGAACAGGAAAAACCTCTTGGTCTTGTATTACGGAAATCTTTAGACAGGGAAGAATCTCCGGAACTTCATTTATTGCTCACAGCCACTGATAGAGGCAAACCTGAGCTGACTGGCACTGTTCAGTTACTCATCAAAGTGCTGGATGCCAATGACAACGCACCAGTTTTCGACAGAACACTCTATGCGGTGAAATTACCAGAAAATGTTCCCAATGGAACATTGGTAATTAAACTTAATGCCTCAGATTTGGATGACGGCATGAATGGGGATATTATTTACTCATTCTCTAGTGACGTTTCCCCAgatataaaatctaaattctaCATGGATGCCATAAATGGAGAAATTATAGCAATAGGACATATAGATTTTGAAGAATGTAAAACCTACAAAATTCGAGTAGAAGCGATCGATAAAGGCTATCTACCACTAGCTGGTCACTGTACAGTTCTTGTGCAAGTTTTGGACGCTAATGATAATGCTCCAGAGTTGGCTGTTACttccctgtctctccctatctcagaGAATGCTCAGCGGGGCACAGTCATCACCTTGATCAGTGTGTCTGACCGAGATTCTGGAGCTAATGGCCAGGTGACCTGCACACTGTCGCCCCATGTCCCCTTCAAGCTGGTGTCCACCTTCAAGAATTACTATTCGCTGGTGCTGGACAGCGCCCTGGACCGCGAGAGCGTGGCGGACTATGCTCTAGTAGTGACAGCACGGGACGGGGGCTCGCCTTCGCTGTCGGCCACGGCCAGCGTGTCCGTGGAAGTGGCCGACGTGAACGACAACGCGCCGACATTCGCGCAGGCCGAGTACACGGTGTTCGTGAAGGAGAACAACCCTCCCGGCTGCCACATCTTCACGGTGTCCGCGCGGGACGCGGACGCGCAGGAGAACGCGCTGGTGTCCTACTCGCTGGTGGAGCGGCGGGTGGGCGAGCGTGCGCTGTCGAGCTACGTGTCGGTGCACGCGGAGAGCGGCAAGGTGTACGCGCTGCAGCCGCTGGACCACGAGGAGCTGGAGCTGCTGCAGTTCCAAGTGAGCGCGCGCGACGCGGGCGTGCCTCCGCTGGGCAGCAACGTGACGCTGCAGGTGTTCGTGCTGGACGAGAACGACAACGCGCCCGCGCTGCTGCCGCTGCCtggggcgggcggcgcgggcggcgccgTGAGCGAGCTGGTGTGGCGGTCGGTGGGCGCGGGCCACGTGGTGGCGAAGGTGCGCGCGGTGGACGCCGACTCGGGCTACAACGCGTGGCTGTCGTACGAGCTGCAGCCGGCGGCGGGTGGCGCGCGCAGCCCGTTCCGCGTGGCGCTGTACACGGGCGAGATCAGCACGACGCGCAGCCTGGACGAGGCGGACTCGCCGCGCCAGCGCCTGCTGGTGCTGGTGAGGGACCACGGCGAGCCGGCGCTGACGGCCACGGCCACCGTGCTGCTGTCGCTGGTGGAGAGCGGCCAGGCGCCCAAGGCCTCGTCGCGGGTGTTGGCGGGCGCCGCCGGCGCGGAGACGGCGCTGGTGGATGTCAACGTGTACCTGATCATCGCCATCTGCGCGGTGTCCAGCCTGCTGGTGCTCACGCTGCTGCTGTACGTGGCGCTGCGGTGCTCGGCGCCGCCCAGCGAGGGCGCGTGCGGGCCGGGGAAGCCCACGCTGGTGTGTTCCAGCGCGGTGGGGAGCTGGTCGTACTCGCAGCAGAGGCGGCAGAGGGTGTGCTCTGGGGAGGGTCCGCCCAAGACCGACCTCATGGCCTTCAGCCCCAGCCTTCCCCCGTGTCCTGGATCTCTGAATCCAACGGAAGATCCACAAGCTTCTTTGGAGTCTTCTGGAAAG AAGATCTAG
- the LOC122230052 gene encoding protocadherin alpha-3-like — protein MFSWREEGSGAPQLLLSLLLLTVWEAGSGQVHYSVLEEAKHGTFVGRIAQDLGLELVELVPRLFRVASKSHGDLLEVNLQNGILFVNSRIDREELCGRNLDCSIHLEVIVDRPLQVFHVEVEVKDINDNQPVFPMAVKKLFISESRPPGSRIPLEGASDADIGANSLLTYSLNSNDYFTLDIKRNDEDIKTLGLVLKKLLNREDIPEHHLVITAVDGGKPELTGTTQLKITILDVNDNAPEFERTVYKVSLFENAPNGTLAVTVNASDLDEGVNKDIVYSFNTDMSSDALSKFHLDPVNGYITVKGNIDFEETKLYEIQVEATDKGNPPMAGHCTVLVEILDTNDNVPELVIKSLSLPVLEDAPLGTVIALISVSDRDSGVNGQVTCSLMPHIPFKLVSTFKNYYSLVLDSALDRESVANYELLVTARDGGSPSLSATASVSVEVADVNDNAPAFAQAEYTVFVKENNPPGCHIFTVSARDADAQENALVSYSLVERRVGERALSSYVSVHAESGKVYALQPLDHEELELLQFQVSARDAGVPPLGSNVTLQVFVLDENDNAPALLPLPGAGGAGGAVSELVWRSVGAGHVVAKVRAVDADSGYNAWLSYELQPAAGGARSPFRVALYTGEISTTRSLDEADSPRQRLLVLVRDHGEPALTATATVLLSLVESGQAPKASSRVLAGAAGAEAALVDVNVYLIIAICAVSSLLVLTLLLYVALRCSAPPSEGACGPGKPTLVCSSAVGSWSYSQQRRQRVCSGEGPPKTDLMAFSPSVPDSRDREDLQPATGDSLSKM, from the exons ATGTTTTCATGGAGAGAAGAAGGTTCAGGAGCCCCGCAACTACTGCTTTCGCTTCTGCTCCTCACAGTCTGGGAGGCTGGGAGCGGCCAGGTTCACTACTCAGTCCTGGAGGAGGCCAAACACGGCACCTTCGTGGGGCGGATCGCCCAGGACTTGGGGCTGGAGCTGGTGGAGCTGGTGCCACGCCTGTTCCGGGTGGCGTCCAAAAGCCATGGGGACCTTCTGGAGGTAAATCTGCAGAATGGCATTTTGTTTGTGAATTCTCGCATCGACCGCGAGGAGCTTTGCGGGCGGAACCTGGATTGCAGCATCCATCTGGAGGTGATCGTGGACAGGCCGCTGCAGGTTTTCCATGTGGAAGTGGAGGTGAAGGACATTAACGACAACCAGCCGGTTTTTCCAATGGcagtaaaaaaattgtttatttctgaatCCCGGCCGCCTGGTTCTCGGATTCCACTAGAGGGAGCATCAGATGCAGATATTGGAGCGAATTCTTTGTTGACCTACAGTCTTAACTCTAATGATTATTTTACCTTggatattaaaagaaatgatgagGATATTAAAACTCTTGGACTCGTgttgaaaaaacttttaaatcgAGAGGACATTCCTGAACATCACCTAGTAATAACGGCAGTTGATGGTGGGAAACCAGAGCTCACTGGCACTACTCAACTGAAGATCACCATTCTAGATGTAAACGACAACGCCCCAGAGTTTGAGAGAACTGTCTACAAAGTGAGTTTATTCGAAAATGCTCCAAACGGTACCCTAGCAGTGACTGTTAACGCCTCTGATTTGGATGAAGGAGTAAATAAGgacattgtatattctttcaatACAGACATGTCATCAGATGCTTTGTCGAAATTCCACTTAGACCCAGTTAATGGATACATCACTGTAAAGGGTAACATAGATTTCGAGGAAACTAAGTTATACGAAATCCAGGTAGAAGCGACAGATAAAGGAAATCCCCCAATGGCAGGTCACTGCACGGTTCTGGTGGAAATTTTGGACACCAATGATAATGTACCTGAGTTGGTTATCAAATCACTGTCATTACCTGTATTAGAAGACGCTCCCCTCGGCACGGTCATCGCCTTGATCAGCGTGTCCGACCGTGACTCCGGAGTCAACGGGCAGGTGACCTGCTCTCTGATGCCTCACATCCCCTTCAAGCTGGTGTCCACCTTCAAGAATTACTATTCGCTGGTGCTGGACAGCGCCCTGGACCGCGAGAGCGTGGCGAACTATGAGCTGCTGGTGACCGCACGGGACGGGGGCTCGCCTTCGCTGTCGGCCACGGCCAGCGTGTCCGTGGAAGTGGCCGACGTGAACGACAACGCGCCGGCATTCGCGCAGGCCGAGTACACGGTGTTCGTGAAGGAGAACAACCCTCCCGGCTGCCACATCTTCACGGTGTCCGCGCGGGACGCGGACGCGCAGGAGAACGCGCTGGTGTCCTACTCGCTGGTGGAGCGGCGGGTGGGCGAGCGTGCGCTGTCGAGCTACGTGTCGGTGCACGCGGAGAGCGGCAAGGTGTACGCGCTGCAGCCGCTGGACCACGAGGAGCTGGAGCTGCTGCAGTTCCAAGTGAGCGCGCGCGACGCGGGCGTGCCTCCGCTGGGCAGCAACGTGACGCTGCAGGTGTTCGTGCTGGACGAGAACGACAACGCGCCCGCGCTGCTGCCGCTGCCtggggcgggcggcgcgggcggcgccgTGAGCGAGCTGGTGTGGCGGTCGGTGGGCGCGGGCCACGTGGTGGCGAAGGTGCGCGCGGTGGACGCCGACTCGGGCTACAACGCGTGGCTGTCGTACGAGCTGCAGCCGGCGGCGGGTGGCGCGCGCAGCCCGTTCCGCGTGGCGCTGTACACGGGCGAGATCAGCACGACGCGCAGCCTGGACGAGGCGGACTCGCCGCGCCAGCGCCTGCTGGTGCTGGTGAGGGACCACGGCGAGCCGGCGCTGACGGCCACGGCCACCGTGCTGCTGTCGCTGGTGGAGAGCGGCCAGGCGCCCAAGGCCTCGTCGCGGGTGTTGGCGGGCGCCGCCGGCGCGGAGGCGGCGCTGGTGGATGTCAACGTGTACCTGATCATCGCCATCTGCGCGGTGTCCAGCCTGCTGGTGCTCACGCTGCTGCTGTACGTGGCGCTGCGGTGCTCGGCGCCTCCCAGCGAGGGCGCGTGCGGGCCGGGGAAGCCCACGCTGGTGTGTTCCAGCGCGGTGGGGAGCTGGTCGTACTCGCAGCAGAGGCGGCAGAGGGTGTGCTCTGGGGAGGGTCCGCCCAAGACCGACCTCATGGCCTTTAGTCCCAGTGTACCTGACTCTAGGGACAGAGAGGATCTGCAGCCAGCAACTGGAGATTCCCTTTCAAAG ATGTAG